ATAACCCTCTGGTCCGCTGCCAGAAAGAACGCCGAAGATTCGTACGGACTGCCTGCATAAAATTTCCCATCTATGTAACCATATTATCAGATTCAAGCAGCGTATACAGCAATTAGTGCAAACACACTTTCAATACTTTCTCTTTCATTTGTTATGCTGTCAGTCAAGTCAAAAATGTGCCTAATACAAACAGCATCGTTCCCAAATTCGGATTGCACCCGTGAATATGCATCAAGAGATACTGGTGTGCACAAATGAAGGTTGAAAGCATGGCGGGATGTCAACATGTGTTTGCATGCAGTTTTTTCATggcaaaatacaaaaacacagAGTTCATATTTGCCAGTAAGCGTTCGGATCCTACAAGGCACGCCCGAAAACTGATCTTGCAGTCCAGTTTTGCAGAAGTGCACCTCAATGAAGTGTGCTGGTAGTTCGACAACATGGTTTAGCATTCACGACCATCAGTGGTGGGTGTTAATACTAATATTTCTTTCAGgattgctacactcttaaaaatgaacttcactgcatagcacgttcctagccaaccatgatatcgaatgatatcgttatctgccctgatttgttgaaaactggaggcgtacgcctttttgtgactcttatgctgttcataattgtcgcaaaaaaggcgtacgcctcccgtttttagcaaatcagggcagataacgatatcattcgagatcatggttggctagaagcgtgctatgcggtgaagttcatttctaagagtgtactgcaGGTACTGCCATGGACCACTACAACAGACACAGCTCACACATTAGGTACAACGCTTTATCTAATGAAGATAGATCAAAAGCCAGGAGACGTCATAACGAAAAAAGATGAAACACTGGCTTTACACAACAGGCAACAATATTCACTTGTAACGTTTGGACGACTATGCGGGCCTCCTCAGCAGACAAATGCAAAAGAAAATAGTACAGATCCGAGACCAGCTTCATACCTTCGTCATGTTACTGTAGCACTCCGTTAGGGGCCCCTTGTGGCTGTTGCAAGCATTGTGTAGCTATCCTGGCTATTTTGTAAAAGATACAATTTCTAAGATGTCCCATGAATTTTATAAGCCACCTCCTCCCGAAAACATTGTATGTATCGCTTATCTCAGTCGCCTGTCTGAAGCTGTAAGAAGAATTTTGATATCTCTTTGCCATCTGCACCACTTTCAAACCTTCTCCAACTCTGTATATGTCATGCCACCCCAAGGACATTGTCCCCTACATGAATCAGTCGGGTGTTATATACAGATAAAGATGCAAACAGTTTGACACGTGCTACATAGGCGAAACCGGGAGAAAGAATACCACTCGACTACAGGAACATCAACTACAGATAAGGAAGCCACCAACAGGGAATCATGGCACTGAGTCGGTTGAACACGCGCTCACAAGTCATTAAACTTCGAAGAGGCATAAACTTGGGCACGTGAACATAAATGTAtgtgggagggggagggggggtatgAAAAATTCTGGAATCCTGGTACATTCATGCTGATTTGCCCTTACCACAGCCACAGGGGGCCCTTACTGGAATTCTACAGGGACATCACAAAGACATAAGGTTGATCTCGGATCTGTACTATTTTGCTTTGCGTTTGTCTGATTAGGACGCCCGCATACGTGTCGAAATGTTACAACTAAATTTTGCTTCCTGTTGTGTCAAGccggtgtttttcttttttcgctttATCTAGTGGACACAATGTTTTAAAGCATTTCAGTGTGAAATATCCCAAATTATTTGAGTCACAACTGGAAATTTGACTATTCATACAGGTCTAGTATTAacgtaattaaaaaaaaaacaaaaaaacagagtGCTACTAACATGCCACACAGGCACAAAACATACCACATGAGAGGATGAGTGGCGTTGGGGGTAGTGCTGCCTCCAGAATGGCTTGACTAGGCTGGAAGACAAGCAAATGCACTGTATACAGCTTCACTAGACTTTGGCGAATAGCAATGGGCAGGGCAGTGAAAACGCAACATAAAACACTAAATCTAGTTTCGTTAATCAGAATGTAACATACATCAAGTTCAAGAAGAAacaggtccttctcctcacgcATAAAGATGATGAGGCCGAGCAAAATAGCAACCAGTTTCCCGTATCCAGTTCCCGTGGTGGAGAGTACTTAAAACTTCagactgggcctgttggtaaggcatggcagaataaaagcgctaaaaagacgaggactgtgtgtccgttgtcctcgtctttttagcgcttttattctgcAGTGGTGGAGAGTGCTTCCTGAGCTGATTCTAGGTTGGACTTCATGCTTGCATTAGGGTTCTCAGAAAAGAAACTCAGGATTCCTCGCCCTTTCTCTGCCATGCAGTTTCCTATAGCTTGATAGGCATCTACGCCTGTGAGAGTCCGGAAATGTGCCAAGAGGTATGGGCTCGACAGCAACCACGGCCATTCCTGTTCAGCTCGCATCATCGATATACCAGCATTTATGTCTTGTCGTTGTAGATAGTATGTCTTCTGCATCATGCTCATCAGTTCTTGAGTATTAGTCTCACCACATGTATAAAACGCCATCAGTTCACTTTGGACGGTCCTCAGTGCTTCTACAGTGTCGCCAGGAGGAAGCTTAGGGTTCCATGCAACACAACCATACATGTCCCGCTTTGCAGGAGCACACTTTTGCGTTTCTGGCTGTTGTTCTACATGTGAGGACGTGGTGCGGTTAAGGTTATCGATGCGGTACTCAAGCTTCGATGCAAGTGAAGCATACCCACAGCCAATGACATTGCCGCCTATCCTGTCTGCAAGTGAGTCCATGTGATCTAGAACAATCCTTTTTGCTATCAACGCAATCGCTTTTCTACCAGGCTTCTTGCTGATGTTGTGAATATCTCCAGCAGTAATTCGAACAAAATCTAGCAGGTCCCTCTTTGACGGCTCCTTCTTCTGCTTGAGAGAATCAAGGAAGCTGTTTCGAGCCTTACTATAAGGAATTTGAAAGGCTTCTGCCCAATTGGTCGCATGCAAACCTGAAGTGTATGCTGAGTTGCTGGCGGAAGGCTGAGATTCAGTGGGTACTTGAAGGGAGCTCGGTTCCATGGGTGCTGTGGTGGCCTCAATAGCTGAAAAACATGTCAAGTATAGCTTTGTCAATTACAGCTTAATGTCGAAGTAATATGCGAACTATTTCTCCTAAAATCACATAAGGTTAGCTGTTTTTGCGGAGCGTTTCATATGTACATTTTTCACGCCATCAAATGCTGCAAGGGCTTATAGCATGTGTCGCTGTTAAGCACGGGAACGAAACGACTGCCTGCCTAGCATACACTCAAAGTACAGTTGCACCTCAACATATGTATCTTCACTATACCAGACGTCGAACTTCTATGGTGTGTAGCTTACAGTATGCTTTGTAATTATAATTATTGATTTTTACATTCCAACACGATGGCGTTCTCTACAGTTTTTCCATGACGCTCCCTATCACACTCAAACCGACTGTTCGGGGTATTGAAACCACTTGGAGATAAAGCGCATTGACCAATCGATTAAGGACCGGTTGATttttgtatctttttttttgcactttaagTGAAACCCCTGCATGAGCAGTAAACACAGGATATATGAAGCCATATTTTAAACCATGAGTAAACTAAATGTAACTAGACCACGAAGTCATAAAATAACTAAACACTGACACTGAAGACTTCAAACAACTCTGAGGAAACAGTGACTCGGTCAATTCTCGTTGTTCACTAACACTAACAAAACTAACGCTAAAATAATGCAATGTAAGGGTCAGAGCTGTGCAGATTATGCACACAATGTAATTAAATGGCAGGTATATGACTCTGAAAGTAATTAAGTGATAGGAAAGATTGATGACCATGAATTTTAACTCAGTCACAGTTACAGTTTATCCGAAAATGTGACTGAGGTAACCTCAATTGCTTCAGCTATACGGCAGCATGTAAATCACAGCATCTGTTGACTAAGCATTCCTACAACAATCAAGATGCTAACTCGACTGGGAGCCAATCTGATCCAGCTCACACAATTATCTGCAACGGCACAACATTGTCAGCATTCGCATCTCTTAAGACTGTAGTCGAATGGATGTTCATCCTCTGAACATAACACAAAGCAAAAAGTTACCGAAAGTTGCGTTGAGTGATAGTCATTATGTATTTCAAAAGTAATTGGGATAACTTCATTACTCTAATTAATTTTGGGTTAGTTAATAAATAGTTATTTCAGAACTCTGGTCGGGGTTCCTTACCATCACGCCAGCGTTTCAAAAGCTTCTTAGAGTTCACAAGAGTCAGCGTGCTGTACAGTTCAGGAGGGTCGAGATATTCAAAGTCTTCAGGTGTGCGTACACCCAGCTCCCACAATTTGTCATGAAGACTCTTTCGCTCTTCCTCGGTGAGGTCTGGCAGAACTTGCTGCACCACATCCTTAACAGTAATAGGAAACTGAGACATCACAATCTGACAAGATGAGCAGAGAGACCAATTACTGAAGTTTCATACAAAGTCAGTTATAAGTAAATGAAGCCACAAGCATGGTAATGACGTAGTATTCACAAGGGTGCACTTGAtgaaaaaaataggtaaatgtaTTGTGTGAAGGTACTGCATCACTTTGGCGTCTCCCTTCTAGAATTATTTCAGTCTGCTTCAGTCCAGTGCCTCTTCTATAACATATGCGTCAAAGACAGCGTGCTTGAGAACAAGAACACTTGTACCATGGTGCACATAGGCTTGGAGAGGATAAAAGTCAAGTAAAGCTCTTAGCTTCACACATGTGGGTGCATCAAATGAAGTGTCATGTGCAATGCATACACTCCTACATCATCCAAGTATGTAGTCAGTACCGGAGTGACAAAAAGGTATGGCTCGTTCTGCTCAGCAACAGCAGCTGCATCAATACATGCGAAATTAACTATGCTCTCTTTTCTTGACAATGCGACATACATGCCACACACATAGTCAGTGCCACAATATTGAATCCTATGGAACAACTGGAAGTCCTAGTGCTGGAAGAAACTTTGAGCTGCTTGGGCCACACTCTCCCTGATACAGAAAGACTCTGAACGACTTTCAGATATGACGAGCTCATGTCCGTACAGTGTCCCTGTACTCAAATATGCCTGCAGTAGTTGGTGCACAGTTGTCAGTGTCTTGGTAAGGTTCTTGAAGCTGTTGCAGACTCGTGCAATTTGCTTTGAAAATGAGTGTTTGGCCTCAAAGCGCATTGTCCAAAGCCATATGAGCGGACCAAACTTCAGAAACAAGCTCGGATAGTGAAGAAGGAAATGATGCTTTGGCTTCAAACTGTTTTGTGGGAAAGCTTCTTTCCTGCTTTCCAGGTAGAGCTCAATGTGTTCCTTCATCTGCAGAACTTGCGACACCGATACCCTCGGCATAAATACGAAACTCACTATCTCACGCAATTGAAGGCAAAGCTTCCACACGTTGTCACTTTTATCAACAAGGCTGCCTACAATGAGTGGTAGAAAACGTAACAAACAGCAGTTTTGTGCTGCATGACCTCCAAGTTTCTTAATGTCCTGTTTCAAGGCTGGTGGTCTGTCGGCACCCTTACAAAAACAGTTTTCACCTTTTAGTGGTCCTCCTATGTACTTTTTTTATACCATGTCACCTTCCTGTGGTTTGCTCCTTCCTTTGTACCAGGTATACAAACAGTCTACCTACACCTTGCAAGCTAACTTGAGCTGAGTTTGTAAAAGCGAGACGttcaaaaacaaataaaatattaTATTCACTAAGAAAAAGGTTCTAAATTTCTGATTAAGAGTTCTATCACAAATAATTCTACAATTAAGGACTGCAGATGTTTATGCAATGGGGCAGCATAAGTGAAATCCACAGAAATTAGAGCATCACAGTGAGTGGAACAATTTTTAATACCAATGTTATGAGTCACAGTTATGTAATGACATGAAACAAACAGGACATTGACAAAGCAGCAGCAGCTGGCACTTGTCTGTAAACTGCCTCACACCTTTCACAGTTGTGCACCTGTGCAACACAAATTTAGAAAACTGAGAAGAAATGGAGGGGCCTGTGGCTGCGCCTTCGTTATGTCTGGCCCGTATCGAACTCTGAATGAAGTAACAGacggtgttcttttttttttttagtttgatatacagcacttcacaaagacagcaatagCAATGTAGCaataacacaaagaaaaaaatgtgctacttttctgctacttgaccTACAAACCAGCTCCATTTTTGATAACTCAAGTTTATAACTCAAGTTGCAGTAGTGCTCGTCTTTTTCTCACTGTGTTTGTGAAGCACTCTGtattgaataaaaaaaaagaacactcaGCATGGGGTACATAcgtgaatttttttctttacattACCACGTCGCAGATAATGCATACATTTTGAAACAACAAACGAACTCGTCTGCAGACGCGACAGGCGCGATAGCAAAGCAGACGAAAGCGAAAGCTGCGCAGTCGGGGTCGGGAGATGTTAGGTCACGGTCATCGACAGCACCGAGAAGTACTGGTAGTAATAATAATTTCTACAGACATACTTtgcatatgtttttttttcgtccagGGATGACTGAAACCATTAAAACATTTCCTCCCCCTCCACCCCCAGATGGtacacgacctactctatactagagacctggacagctggcgcTCCCCTATGGCAGAGACGGGTCATGGGTTAGTTACGTTActgaccgctgcaagcgccacatagcattattggggagagggaatcacccttgccaccgtcTTTAGTCTGCtagggatacacaggctgttgctaagcccgtcgctaagcacgcgctattctctctcggcttcgtcgttgtcaacacagcctaccatacatcgccgcggtttcgacaagtcacgtggtaacaaatagtgcgagctagcgccaaatcccatagccaagcggcgattacCAGAACTAcgaccccggtgctgggagcattgcggacgtccaggtctctagtatagtagtaggtcgtggatgGTATCGCCAGTATCGCAAGACAAGCCAAGCCATTTAAGAATCCACGTCTGGACTTCCCGCGCTTTGCACTTCTCTTTCGCTCTTGGGCGTCTGGGCCACTTTTAATCATTGATTAGTTCTGTCGTAACACAAATGAGCCACATTCTCGTCAAATGGGCAACGGCTGAGGCGTGGGACGTGTACCCCACAAGAAAG
This portion of the Ornithodoros turicata isolate Travis chromosome 3, ASM3712646v1, whole genome shotgun sequence genome encodes:
- the LOC135389464 gene encoding uncharacterized protein LOC135389464; the protein is MSQFPITVKDVVQQVLPDLTEEERKSLHDKLWELGVRTPEDFEYLDPPELYSTLTLVNSKKLLKRWRDAIEATTAPMEPSSLQVPTESQPSASNSAYTSGLHATNWAEAFQIPYSKARNSFLDSLKQKKEPSKRDLLDFVRITAGDIHNISKKPGRKAIALIAKRIVLDHMDSLADRIGGNVIGCGYASLASKLEYRIDNLNRTTSSHVEQQPETQKCAPAKRDMYGCVAWNPKLPPGDTVEALRTVQSELMAFYTCGETNTQELMSMMQKTYYLQRQDINAGISMMRAEQEWPWLLSSPYLLAHFRTLTGVDAYQAIGNCMAEKGRGILSFFSENPNASMKSNLESAQEALSTTAE